In one window of Erwinia tasmaniensis Et1/99 DNA:
- the hemG gene encoding menaquinone-dependent protoporphyrinogen IX dehydrogenase — MKALILFSSRDGQTRQIAFYIANLLKEQRECDVFNIQHVDDIDWAQYDRVLIGASIRYGHFQPVVAKFVKRHLNALQQRASGFFSVNLTARKPEKRTPQTNAYTRKFLLQSPWEPDCCAVFAGALRYPLYGFFDRTMIQLIMRMTKGETDTSKEIEYTDWQQVSRFAHEFAELPSKL; from the coding sequence ATGAAAGCGCTAATTCTATTTTCCAGCCGTGATGGCCAAACCCGCCAGATTGCCTTTTATATTGCTAACCTCCTTAAAGAGCAGCGTGAATGCGATGTTTTCAACATCCAACACGTTGACGATATTGACTGGGCGCAATATGACAGGGTACTGATTGGTGCATCGATCCGTTACGGCCATTTCCAGCCGGTCGTGGCGAAATTTGTCAAACGACATCTCAACGCATTGCAGCAGCGCGCGAGCGGTTTTTTCTCTGTGAACCTGACGGCACGTAAGCCGGAGAAGCGTACGCCGCAGACCAACGCCTATACCCGTAAGTTCCTGCTTCAGTCACCGTGGGAACCTGACTGCTGTGCGGTTTTTGCCGGTGCACTGCGCTATCCGCTATATGGCTTCTTCGATCGCACGATGATTCAGCTGATTATGCGCATGACGAAGGGTGAAACGGATACAAGTAAGGAAATCGAGTACACCGACTGGCAGCAGGTAAGCCGTTTTGCTCATGAATTTGCTGAATTACCCAGCAAACTGTAG